A single Deltaproteobacteria bacterium DNA region contains:
- a CDS encoding tetratricopeptide repeat protein, translating to MTSRKIASNVKWAVVIYILSFPLIWGRVNSVMASDVTYQRDYTYQASESDSKISCRTIALEQVKRLLLEELGSYLVSQTEVKNYQISRDQVNAITAGIVKTEVLKENWDGKTFYIIAKITTDPSQVAKAVDELRKDKQGLSELEEVKKRTEELLIGLERLREELKLSKGGQQIQEKKDYMAAVQQLDAVDWFREGYALAESGKYRDAISFYNKAIDADPRHATAYSARGWAYHRIGDYPSALKDNNRALDLKPNFPAALANRSTTLWGMRQYDKALADINRAIELKPDYSRAYEVRSLIYLYMKKSVNAIEDGNKAIELNPNNAYAYLHRGDAYRNIGSYEEAFKDYQKTIEITPANPNVYHSRGYAYFLRKKYDDALRDMNKALDLNKDPVTPLFSPVTALYLRGLVCNQLKDHEGAIRDFSKVIEFEADNAGAYYQRSLSYKQIGKADESASDLKKAAQFRDVQAQKAVKK from the coding sequence ATGACATCTCGTAAAATAGCATCTAACGTAAAATGGGCCGTGGTTATTTATATTTTATCATTTCCTCTAATTTGGGGTCGCGTAAATAGTGTAATGGCATCTGACGTGACGTACCAGCGTGACTATACCTATCAAGCCTCTGAATCAGACAGTAAGATTTCCTGTCGGACCATCGCTCTTGAACAGGTGAAAAGGCTACTATTAGAGGAATTAGGGTCTTACTTGGTAAGCCAAACAGAGGTAAAAAATTATCAGATATCTCGGGATCAAGTAAACGCCATAACGGCGGGTATTGTGAAAACGGAGGTCCTGAAAGAAAACTGGGATGGTAAGACTTTCTACATCATAGCCAAAATCACCACTGACCCCAGCCAGGTGGCCAAGGCCGTTGATGAGCTTCGGAAGGATAAACAAGGACTTAGCGAACTGGAGGAGGTTAAAAAACGGACGGAAGAGCTGCTTATAGGACTTGAGAGGCTCCGGGAGGAATTGAAGTTATCGAAAGGGGGGCAGCAGATACAAGAAAAGAAGGACTACATGGCGGCCGTGCAGCAACTCGATGCCGTTGACTGGTTCAGGGAAGGTTATGCTTTAGCGGAATCCGGAAAATATAGAGATGCCATCAGTTTCTATAATAAGGCCATTGATGCAGATCCCAGGCATGCTACTGCATACAGCGCGCGCGGGTGGGCTTATCACAGGATTGGCGATTATCCATCTGCATTGAAGGATAATAATCGTGCTCTCGATTTAAAGCCCAACTTTCCTGCTGCACTTGCGAACCGTTCGACTACGTTATGGGGAATGAGACAATACGATAAAGCATTGGCCGACATCAACCGGGCTATTGAGCTTAAGCCTGATTATTCAAGGGCATACGAAGTGCGATCGTTGATATATCTTTATATGAAGAAAAGCGTTAATGCTATTGAAGATGGTAATAAAGCAATAGAATTGAACCCCAATAATGCCTATGCATATCTTCATCGAGGCGATGCTTACCGAAATATCGGGAGCTATGAAGAGGCATTTAAAGATTACCAGAAGACAATCGAGATAACTCCGGCAAACCCGAATGTATATCATAGCCGGGGATACGCATATTTTTTGCGGAAAAAATATGACGACGCACTCCGCGATATGAACAAAGCGCTGGATTTGAACAAAGATCCTGTAACACCTCTATTTTCTCCTGTAACGGCTCTATATCTACGCGGGCTTGTCTGTAATCAGTTAAAAGATCACGAAGGGGCCATCCGAGATTTCTCTAAAGTTATTGAATTTGAAGCGGATAACGCCGGTGCCTATTATCAGCGGTCGCTCAGCTATAAGCAGATCGGTAAAGCTGATGAATCTGCAAGCGACTTGAAGAAAGCTGCCCAATTCCGTGATGTGCAAGCCCAAAAGGCTGTCAAAAAATAA